A region of Acidimicrobiales bacterium DNA encodes the following proteins:
- a CDS encoding Type 1 glutamine amidotransferase-like domain-containing protein produces MAGPIALVGSGEFLEAMRAVDEQLLAGRRRVVAVLATAAAEEGPARVAYWFDLARAHYAELEAEVLALPVLERADAERADLASLLHGAGLVYLSGGNPGYLAATLRSSACWEAICAAHRAGAALAGCSAGAMALGAVAPDVRRASRVEPGLGLLPTLAVVPHFDHPSGFAERLLGRVRAASGPEVHVVGIEEETALVGGPHRFAVAGRGAAWVIGPGAARRRYGRGELLEIGGRLEEGALA; encoded by the coding sequence GTGGCGGGGCCGATCGCGCTCGTCGGCAGCGGCGAGTTCCTCGAGGCGATGCGCGCCGTCGACGAGCAGCTGCTCGCCGGCCGGCGCCGCGTCGTCGCCGTCCTCGCGACGGCGGCAGCCGAGGAGGGGCCGGCGCGCGTCGCCTACTGGTTCGACCTCGCTCGCGCCCACTACGCCGAGCTCGAGGCCGAGGTGCTCGCGCTCCCCGTGCTCGAGCGGGCCGACGCCGAGCGCGCCGATCTCGCGTCGCTCCTGCACGGTGCCGGCCTCGTCTACCTCTCCGGCGGCAACCCCGGCTACCTCGCCGCGACGCTGCGCTCGAGCGCGTGCTGGGAGGCGATCTGCGCTGCCCACCGCGCTGGGGCGGCGCTCGCCGGCTGCTCGGCCGGGGCCATGGCGCTCGGTGCCGTCGCGCCCGACGTGCGCCGGGCCAGCCGCGTCGAGCCCGGGCTCGGGCTGCTCCCGACGCTCGCGGTCGTGCCCCACTTCGACCACCCGTCCGGCTTCGCCGAGCGCCTCCTCGGGCGCGTCCGGGCGGCGAGCGGGCCCGAGGTGCACGTCGTCGGCATCGAGGAGGAGACCGCCCTCGTCGGCGGCCCGCACCGCTTCGCCGTCGCCGGGCGCGGCGCGGCGTGGGTGATCGGGCCCGGCGCTGCTCGCCGCCGCTACGGACGAGGCGAGCTCCTCGAGATCGGCGGCCGCCTCGAGGAGGGTGCGCTGGCCTGA
- a CDS encoding acyl-CoA desaturase yields MIECAAETRPGEAAAALAAPIATVRSRTSRVSQAVTLVAVVVPPLGVVSAAGLAWGVAFRPLDLALFLAFYVATGLGITVGYHRLFTHRSFRAVQPVRVALAVLGAMTLQGPLTQWATDHRKHHARSDEPGDPHSPRPQGEGVLAAVRGLAHAHVGWLFSTKGMERGLEYGRDLFEDRALRVVDRCYLLWVALSVGAPFLIGLAATGSVARGVEALVWAGLVRIFAFEHATFAVNSVCHTFGRRAYDVGDRSRNNLLVALLTFGEGWHNNHHAFPRSARHGLEPYQLDVSYLVIALLARLRLASAVSLPTAAQRARVARA; encoded by the coding sequence GTGATCGAGTGCGCCGCCGAGACCCGGCCCGGCGAGGCGGCAGCGGCGCTCGCGGCCCCGATCGCCACGGTGCGTTCGCGCACGTCCCGGGTGAGCCAGGCCGTCACCCTCGTCGCCGTCGTGGTCCCGCCGCTCGGCGTCGTGTCGGCCGCCGGGCTCGCCTGGGGCGTCGCCTTCCGCCCGCTCGACCTCGCCCTCTTCCTCGCGTTCTACGTGGCCACGGGCCTCGGCATCACCGTCGGCTACCACCGCCTGTTCACCCACCGCTCGTTCCGGGCGGTCCAGCCGGTGCGCGTCGCGCTCGCCGTGCTCGGCGCGATGACGCTGCAGGGGCCGCTCACGCAGTGGGCGACGGACCACCGCAAGCACCACGCCCGCTCCGACGAGCCGGGCGACCCCCACTCGCCGCGGCCGCAGGGCGAGGGGGTGCTCGCGGCGGTGCGCGGGCTGGCGCACGCCCACGTCGGCTGGCTCTTCTCGACGAAGGGGATGGAGCGCGGGCTCGAGTACGGGCGCGACCTGTTCGAGGACCGCGCCCTTCGCGTCGTCGACCGCTGCTACCTCCTGTGGGTGGCGCTCTCGGTCGGCGCCCCCTTCCTCATCGGCCTCGCGGCCACCGGGAGCGTCGCCCGGGGCGTCGAGGCGCTCGTGTGGGCGGGGCTCGTGCGCATCTTCGCCTTCGAGCACGCCACCTTCGCCGTGAACTCCGTGTGCCACACCTTCGGCCGGCGTGCCTACGACGTCGGCGACCGCAGCCGCAACAACCTCCTCGTCGCCCTCCTCACCTTCGGCGAGGGGTGGCACAACAACCACCACGCGTTCCCCCGCTCGGCGCGCCACGGCCTCGAGCCGTACCAGCTCGATGTCTCCTACCTCGTCATCGCGCTCCTCGCCCGCCTGCGCCTCGCCTCGGCCGTCTCCCTCCCGACCGCCGCGCAGCGCGCCCGGGTCGCACGCGCCTGA
- a CDS encoding GNAT family N-acetyltransferase, which translates to MRLEIEPVAPATVRALRRDLLYPDAPGDGIDYPGDGAPGSVALAAFEGEARRLVGTATVLVEAPPRPLGGRVSPAWRLRGVATVPDRRNEGIGTRLVVAALEHVAAAGGGLVWCNARLAARAVYERLGFSADGEAFELPGVGPHLVMWRSVAPLGG; encoded by the coding sequence GTGCGCCTGGAGATCGAGCCGGTCGCCCCCGCGACGGTGCGCGCGCTGCGCCGGGACCTGCTGTACCCGGACGCGCCGGGCGACGGGATCGACTACCCGGGGGACGGCGCGCCCGGGAGCGTCGCGCTCGCCGCCTTCGAGGGGGAGGCCCGCCGCCTCGTGGGCACGGCCACCGTCCTCGTCGAGGCGCCACCCCGCCCCCTCGGCGGCCGCGTCTCGCCGGCGTGGCGGCTGCGCGGGGTCGCGACCGTCCCCGACCGACGCAACGAGGGCATCGGCACCCGCCTCGTGGTCGCGGCGCTCGAGCACGTCGCGGCCGCGGGCGGCGGCCTCGTGTGGTGCAACGCGCGCCTCGCCGCGCGCGCCGTCTACGAGCGCCTCGGCTTCAGCGCCGACGGGGAGGCGTTCGAGCTGCCCGGGGTCGGCCCGCACCTCGTCATGTGGCGGTCGGTCGCGCCGCTCGGCGGCTGA
- the cimA gene encoding citramalate synthase — MPGGHAAFDLPTLPASVDVYDTTLRDGSQQEGMSLSVEDKLRVARQLDHLGVAYIEGGWPGANPKDEEFFRRVPSELRLERATLVAFGSTRRAGVRAGEDATLRQLVAAGTEVVCIVAKSSDLHVREALRTSLEEGVAMVADSVAFLVASGLRVFLDAEHFFDGFRRDRDFALRVLAAAESAGAEALVLCDTNGGTLPHDVEAIVAAVRRETSATLGVHFHNDAGCAVANSLAAVRQGATQVQGCINGYGERAGNADLCATIPNLTVKMGVETIPRERLELVTPVARHVAEVVNLPLDPQRPYVGTAAFAHKAGLHTSAIVRRSDAYEHVDPAIVGNGRRVVVSELAGRSTLALKAAELGIRLGDDALARVLDTLKRLEHAGYHFEVADGSLELLMRAAAGGEPPGRFFTIESFRVISDWRAAPDEEPGGERLVHPWSSPGELTTEATVKVHVGDERVVATAEGNGPVNALDAALRQALGAHFPALGALHLTDYRVRVLDTGKGTAATTRVLIDTADAEGTWSTIGVSENVIESSFQALVDAFVFGLLRASERGRRVGEAVG; from the coding sequence GTGCCGGGCGGTCACGCCGCCTTCGACCTGCCGACGCTGCCGGCGTCGGTCGACGTCTACGACACGACGCTTCGCGACGGCTCCCAGCAGGAGGGCATGTCGCTCAGCGTCGAGGACAAGCTGCGCGTCGCCCGCCAGCTCGACCACCTCGGCGTCGCCTACATCGAGGGCGGCTGGCCGGGCGCGAACCCGAAGGACGAGGAGTTCTTCCGGCGCGTGCCGAGCGAGCTGCGCCTCGAGCGGGCGACCCTCGTCGCCTTCGGCTCGACGCGCCGCGCCGGGGTGCGCGCCGGCGAGGACGCCACGCTGCGCCAGCTCGTGGCGGCCGGCACCGAGGTGGTCTGCATCGTGGCGAAGTCCTCCGACCTGCACGTGCGCGAGGCGCTGCGCACGAGCCTCGAGGAGGGCGTAGCGATGGTGGCCGACTCGGTCGCCTTCCTCGTGGCGAGCGGGCTGCGGGTCTTCCTCGACGCGGAGCACTTCTTCGACGGCTTCCGCCGCGACCGCGACTTCGCGCTGCGGGTGCTCGCCGCCGCCGAGTCCGCGGGCGCCGAGGCGCTCGTGCTGTGCGACACGAACGGCGGCACGCTCCCGCACGACGTCGAGGCCATCGTCGCGGCCGTGCGCCGGGAGACGTCCGCCACGCTCGGGGTCCACTTCCACAACGACGCCGGCTGCGCCGTGGCGAACAGCCTCGCCGCGGTGCGCCAGGGCGCCACCCAGGTGCAGGGCTGCATCAACGGCTACGGCGAGCGCGCCGGCAACGCGGACCTGTGCGCCACCATCCCGAACCTCACCGTGAAGATGGGCGTCGAGACGATCCCGCGCGAGCGCCTCGAGCTCGTCACGCCCGTCGCTCGTCACGTCGCCGAGGTGGTCAACCTCCCGCTCGACCCCCAGCGCCCCTACGTCGGCACGGCGGCCTTCGCCCACAAGGCCGGGCTGCACACGAGCGCCATCGTGCGCCGCTCGGACGCCTACGAGCACGTCGACCCGGCGATCGTCGGCAACGGCCGGCGCGTGGTGGTGAGCGAGCTCGCCGGTCGCTCGACGCTCGCCCTCAAGGCCGCCGAGCTCGGGATCCGCCTCGGCGACGACGCGCTCGCGCGCGTCCTCGACACCTTGAAGCGGCTCGAGCACGCCGGCTACCACTTCGAGGTCGCCGACGGCTCCCTCGAGCTGCTGATGCGCGCGGCGGCGGGCGGGGAGCCGCCCGGGCGCTTCTTCACGATCGAGTCGTTCCGGGTGATCTCGGACTGGCGGGCGGCGCCCGACGAGGAGCCAGGCGGCGAGCGCCTCGTCCACCCGTGGTCGAGCCCGGGCGAGCTCACGACCGAGGCGACCGTCAAGGTCCACGTCGGCGACGAGCGCGTCGTCGCCACGGCCGAGGGCAACGGCCCGGTGAACGCCCTCGACGCGGCGCTGCGCCAGGCGCTCGGGGCGCACTTCCCCGCGCTCGGGGCGCTGCACCTCACCGACTACCGGGTGCGCGTCCTCGACACCGGCAAGGGGACCGCCGCGACGACGCGCGTCCTCATCGACACGGCGGACGCGGAGGGGACCTGGTCGACCATCGGCGTGTCCGAGAACGTCATCGAGTCGTCCTTCCAGGCGCTCGTCGACGCCTTCGTCTTCGGCCTGCTGCGGGCGAGCGAGCGCGGGCGGCGCGTCGGCGAGGCGGTCGGCTAG
- a CDS encoding branched-chain amino acid transaminase, which translates to MPITPTPKIWMDGELVAWEEAKVHVLTHSLHYGTAVFEGIRAYETAAGPAIFRLRDHVARLARSAHLLAIELPFSEEELCAAVRETVLASGLASCYIRPIVYLGYGEMGLNPLPCEVHAAVAVWPWGAYLGEEGIAHGIRLKVSSWARHDPRALPTAAKATGMYINSSLAKVEALRAGYDEAVLLTTDGYLAEGTGENLFLVRDGVLLTPPAAAVAALEGITAATVTTIARDLGIEVREALLRRADLYLADEAFLTGTAAELCPIASVDDRRLGAGAPGPLTRLLQERFFATVRGEVDEYKDWLERVG; encoded by the coding sequence ATGCCGATCACCCCGACCCCGAAGATCTGGATGGACGGCGAGCTCGTCGCCTGGGAGGAGGCGAAGGTGCACGTGCTCACCCACAGCCTCCACTACGGCACGGCGGTGTTCGAGGGGATCCGCGCCTACGAGACGGCCGCCGGCCCCGCGATCTTCCGACTTCGCGACCACGTCGCCCGCCTCGCGCGCTCCGCGCACCTGCTCGCCATCGAGCTCCCCTTCAGCGAGGAGGAGCTGTGCGCGGCGGTGCGCGAGACGGTTCTCGCCAGCGGCCTCGCGAGCTGCTACATCCGCCCGATCGTCTACCTCGGCTACGGCGAGATGGGGCTCAACCCCCTGCCGTGCGAGGTGCACGCCGCCGTCGCGGTGTGGCCGTGGGGCGCCTACCTCGGCGAGGAGGGGATCGCCCACGGCATCCGCCTCAAGGTGAGCTCGTGGGCTCGCCACGACCCGCGCGCCCTGCCGACGGCGGCGAAGGCGACGGGGATGTACATCAACTCCTCCCTGGCGAAGGTCGAGGCGCTGCGCGCCGGCTACGACGAGGCGGTGCTGCTCACCACCGACGGCTACCTCGCCGAGGGGACCGGCGAGAACCTCTTCCTCGTGCGAGACGGCGTCCTCCTCACCCCGCCGGCCGCGGCGGTCGCCGCCCTCGAGGGCATCACCGCGGCGACGGTGACGACGATCGCCCGCGACCTCGGCATCGAGGTGCGCGAGGCGCTGCTGCGGCGCGCCGACCTGTACCTCGCGGACGAGGCGTTCCTCACCGGGACGGCAGCCGAGCTGTGCCCGATCGCCTCGGTCGACGACCGGCGCCTTGGCGCGGGGGCGCCCGGGCCGCTGACGCGCCTCCTGCAGGAGCGCTTCTTCGCGACGGTGCGCGGCGAGGTCGACGAGTACAAGGACTGGCTCGAGCGTGTCGGCTAG
- a CDS encoding 3-isopropylmalate dehydrogenase encodes MASYKVAVIGGDGIGPEVLAEALKVVAAAGVKLDTTEYDLGADRYVRTGDVLPASVLEELRGADAILLGAIGPPIGSSAVPSGVLERGLLLALRFALDCYVNLRPFNGVPGSLAPEADFVVVRENTEGPYVGEGGQLRRGTPEEVATQGSVNTRFGVERCVRFAYELAARRPRTSLTLVHKTNVLTFAGDLWQRTFEDVGREHPSVRTSYQHVDAACIYLVEDASRYDVVVTDNLFGDILTDLAAAVTGGIGLAASANLNPARTGPSIFEPVHGAAHDIAGKNLANPLAAIRSAAMMLEHLGEAEAARRIERAVLETQGSLAAAPARTTSEIGDAVAGRL; translated from the coding sequence GTGGCGAGCTACAAGGTGGCGGTGATCGGCGGGGACGGGATCGGTCCCGAGGTCCTCGCCGAGGCGCTGAAGGTCGTCGCCGCCGCCGGGGTGAAGCTCGACACCACCGAGTACGACCTCGGTGCCGACCGCTACGTGCGCACCGGCGACGTGCTGCCGGCGTCGGTGCTCGAGGAGCTGCGGGGCGCGGACGCCATCCTGCTCGGCGCCATCGGGCCGCCGATCGGCTCGAGCGCGGTGCCCTCCGGGGTGCTCGAGCGCGGCCTGCTCCTCGCGCTGCGCTTCGCCCTCGACTGCTACGTCAACCTCCGCCCGTTCAACGGCGTGCCGGGCTCGCTCGCGCCGGAGGCCGACTTCGTCGTGGTGCGGGAGAACACCGAGGGCCCCTACGTCGGCGAGGGCGGGCAGCTGCGCCGGGGGACGCCGGAGGAGGTGGCCACCCAGGGCTCGGTGAACACGCGCTTCGGCGTCGAGCGCTGCGTCCGCTTCGCCTACGAGCTCGCCGCCCGCCGGCCGCGGACCTCGCTCACGCTCGTGCACAAGACGAACGTCCTCACCTTCGCGGGCGACCTGTGGCAGCGGACCTTCGAGGACGTGGGCCGGGAGCACCCGTCCGTCCGCACCTCCTACCAGCACGTCGACGCGGCCTGCATCTACCTCGTGGAGGACGCGAGCCGCTACGACGTCGTCGTCACCGACAACCTCTTCGGGGACATCCTCACGGACCTCGCCGCGGCGGTCACGGGGGGCATCGGCCTCGCCGCGTCGGCGAACCTCAACCCGGCGCGTACCGGGCCGTCGATCTTCGAGCCGGTGCACGGCGCGGCCCACGACATCGCCGGGAAGAACCTCGCGAACCCCCTCGCCGCCATCCGCTCGGCCGCGATGATGCTCGAGCACCTCGGCGAGGCGGAGGCGGCCCGGCGCATCGAGCGCGCCGTGCTCGAGACCCAGGGCTCCCTCGCCGCCGCGCCGGCGAGGACGACGAGCGAGATCGGCGACGCCGTCGCAGGGAGGTTGTGA
- a CDS encoding DUF1707 domain-containing protein produces the protein MSAGRSGTMMGTVPGSTKRRDLRASDADRDAAVDELRRHASVGRLTIDELDERIGRALRSKTLGELEDLLADLPVEPPEPVVPRPQPLWTRPAVRAAALRLGALDLFCVLAWALSGHPVQFWPAWVILFSVWRLGRTSRNEARREEAERRRALATAPPRRRIGPP, from the coding sequence TTGTCCGCCGGGCGCAGCGGCACCATGATGGGCACGGTGCCCGGCTCCACCAAGCGACGCGACCTGCGAGCCTCCGACGCCGACCGGGACGCGGCCGTCGACGAGCTGCGCCGGCACGCGAGCGTCGGCCGCCTCACGATCGACGAGCTCGACGAGCGCATCGGACGCGCGCTGCGGTCGAAGACCCTCGGCGAGCTCGAGGACCTGCTCGCCGACCTGCCCGTCGAGCCACCCGAGCCGGTCGTCCCGAGGCCCCAGCCCCTCTGGACGCGGCCCGCCGTGCGCGCCGCGGCGCTGCGCCTCGGGGCCCTCGACCTCTTCTGCGTCCTGGCCTGGGCGCTGAGCGGGCACCCCGTCCAGTTCTGGCCGGCGTGGGTCATCCTCTTCAGCGTCTGGCGTCTCGGGCGCACGAGCCGGAACGAGGCGCGCCGCGAGGAGGCCGAGCGACGCCGGGCGCTCGCCACCGCCCCGCCGCGGCGGCGCATCGGCCCACCCTAG
- the greA gene encoding transcription elongation factor GreA, producing MSEIHLSAETYARLAAELEELTTRGRVEIARQIEAARALGDLSENGDYHAAKDAQGRMEARIRQLQATLERAVIVEPGASGGEVVAGAVVSLRYEGEEEPERYLVGSIEERRDDVAVISTGSPLGQALLGRRAGESVEFQAPTGTQRVEIVSVD from the coding sequence GTGAGCGAGATCCACCTGAGCGCCGAGACCTACGCCCGCCTCGCCGCCGAGCTCGAGGAGCTGACGACGCGCGGGCGCGTCGAGATCGCCCGCCAGATCGAGGCGGCGCGGGCGCTCGGCGACCTGTCGGAGAACGGCGACTACCACGCCGCCAAGGACGCCCAGGGCCGGATGGAGGCCCGCATCCGCCAGCTCCAGGCGACGCTCGAGCGCGCCGTCATCGTCGAGCCCGGCGCGAGCGGCGGCGAGGTCGTGGCCGGCGCCGTCGTCTCGCTGCGCTACGAGGGCGAGGAGGAGCCCGAGCGCTACCTCGTCGGCTCCATCGAGGAGCGCCGCGACGACGTCGCGGTCATCTCCACCGGCTCGCCCCTCGGACAGGCCCTCCTCGGCCGGCGCGCCGGGGAGTCGGTCGAGTTCCAGGCGCCGACCGGCACGCAGCGGGTCGAGATCGTGTCGGTCGACTGA